A window of Patescibacteria group bacterium contains these coding sequences:
- the ftsH gene encoding ATP-dependent zinc metalloprotease FtsH yields the protein MNLFGKDLFTKRKHKEKNTKKRGNKPLIPKVPEKQRFWANLITTFLIFFVLISVYSYFTENQKDTEIIPISQLAQEINKGEIATIVVEGENIEIIYVDGREGKSKKEVGTALTDTLINYGVALESLVDVTIEVKSPSGFRFWLLNLAPFLIPIIFIVFFLWFISRQVKGAGMQAFTFGQSKARIINPNDKTQRVLFKDVAGAKEAKDELIEIVDFLRNPKKFLDIGARIPKGIILMGAPGTGKTLLARAVAGEASVPFFSISGSEFVEMFVGVGASRVRDLFKTAKHASPAIIFIDEIDAVGRVRGTGVGGGNDEREQTLNQILVELDGFEPNEKVIVMAATNRPDVLDPALLRPGRFDRRVTIDLPDRKDREEILKIHARKKPLGEDVNFVVIAERTPGFSGADLYSLMNEGAILAAREDRKEVAQFDLVRSIEKVMLGPERKSHILSKKEKRITAYHEAGHALVSSILPHADPVHKISIISRGSAAGYTLKLPFEDRRMQSKREFLDDISASLGGYVAEKMVFGDLTTGPSNDLQVLTALARNMVTKYGMSDKMGPMALEGEGGHTLFGRGVNEKEYSEKVSAEIDSQVKEIIDGAYSKAEKILTEHRGALDAIANQLIEIETLEREEFEKILIANNITPKKKEDDKT from the coding sequence ATGAATTTATTTGGAAAGGACCTCTTTACTAAAAGGAAACATAAAGAGAAAAACACGAAAAAGAGAGGGAATAAACCTCTTATACCAAAAGTACCGGAAAAACAGCGATTCTGGGCTAATTTGATTACCACATTCCTTATTTTTTTCGTCCTCATAAGCGTATATTCGTACTTTACGGAAAATCAGAAAGATACAGAAATCATTCCAATCTCACAACTCGCCCAGGAGATAAACAAAGGCGAGATTGCGACTATAGTGGTTGAGGGAGAAAACATTGAAATAATCTATGTTGATGGGCGGGAAGGCAAATCAAAAAAAGAGGTGGGCACAGCACTCACTGACACACTAATAAACTACGGTGTTGCTCTCGAATCTCTCGTAGATGTGACAATAGAAGTCAAAAGTCCGAGTGGCTTTCGTTTCTGGTTGCTTAATCTCGCTCCGTTTCTAATACCGATTATATTCATTGTTTTTTTTCTATGGTTTATATCGCGTCAGGTAAAAGGTGCTGGTATGCAGGCATTCACTTTTGGACAGTCAAAGGCTCGAATCATTAATCCGAACGACAAAACGCAAAGAGTATTGTTTAAAGATGTGGCAGGTGCCAAAGAAGCAAAAGATGAGCTCATTGAAATTGTTGATTTTCTCAGAAATCCAAAAAAGTTTCTCGATATAGGAGCACGTATTCCAAAGGGTATTATTCTCATGGGCGCACCTGGTACTGGGAAAACATTGTTAGCTCGCGCGGTTGCCGGAGAAGCAAGTGTACCGTTCTTTTCTATTTCCGGTTCAGAATTTGTTGAAATGTTTGTCGGAGTAGGTGCGTCGCGTGTGCGGGACCTCTTCAAGACGGCTAAACACGCTTCACCCGCAATTATTTTTATTGATGAGATTGATGCGGTTGGGCGTGTACGAGGCACAGGAGTCGGTGGTGGAAACGACGAGCGTGAACAAACACTCAACCAAATTCTAGTTGAACTCGACGGATTTGAGCCAAATGAAAAAGTCATTGTCATGGCGGCAACGAACCGACCTGATGTGCTTGATCCGGCACTTCTGCGTCCGGGGCGATTCGACAGGCGCGTGACCATTGACCTACCAGATAGGAAGGATCGGGAGGAAATCCTAAAAATCCACGCACGAAAAAAACCACTTGGTGAAGACGTAAACTTTGTTGTCATTGCCGAACGCACTCCCGGTTTTTCCGGCGCCGACCTGTATTCACTGATGAACGAGGGGGCGATTCTTGCGGCTCGTGAAGACAGAAAAGAAGTAGCGCAGTTTGACCTCGTTCGTTCAATTGAAAAGGTGATGCTCGGACCCGAACGAAAAAGCCACATACTTTCAAAAAAGGAAAAAAGAATTACCGCATACCATGAAGCAGGCCACGCACTTGTCTCGTCTATCCTTCCGCACGCCGACCCTGTCCACAAAATATCGATTATATCGCGAGGAAGTGCAGCAGGTTACACACTTAAACTTCCATTTGAAGACAGAAGAATGCAGTCTAAACGAGAATTCCTCGATGATATCTCCGCTTCTCTCGGTGGGTATGTTGCAGAAAAAATGGTATTTGGCGATTTAACGACAGGACCATCAAATGACCTACAGGTACTGACTGCACTTGCTCGCAATATGGTTACAAAATATGGTATGTCGGACAAAATGGGACCAATGGCTCTTGAAGGGGAAGGAGGACACACACTTTTTGGACGCGGAGTAAACGAAAAAGAATATTCAGAAAAAGTATCCGCAGAAATTGATTCACAAGTAAAAGAAATTATTGACGGTGCATACAGCAAAGCGGAAAAAATATTGACAGAACACAGAGGAGCACTCGATGCTATTGCTAATCAGCTTATAGAAATTGAAACGCTCGAGCGCGAAGAATTTGAAAAAATACTCATCGCAAACAATATCACTCCAAAGAAAAAAGAAGACGATAAAACTTAG
- the smpB gene encoding SsrA-binding protein SmpB, with translation MILIKNKKVNLNYEILKEFEAGMDLLGFEVKALRGKQGSLDGTHITVRGDEAYLIGVSIPPYQPSNTPKEYDPLRNRRLLLTKKEIGELAGAESKKGLTIVPISVYSKERKLKLRIAIVRGKKKYDKREDIKKREAKRKINREIKSSLK, from the coding sequence ATGATACTTATAAAAAATAAAAAGGTGAATCTAAACTATGAAATTCTGAAGGAGTTTGAGGCCGGAATGGATTTATTGGGTTTTGAGGTAAAAGCACTGCGTGGGAAGCAGGGCTCTCTTGATGGCACACACATTACGGTACGCGGTGACGAGGCGTATTTAATCGGTGTATCCATTCCCCCGTATCAGCCAAGCAATACTCCAAAAGAGTATGATCCTCTGCGTAATCGCCGATTGCTTCTTACAAAAAAAGAAATTGGCGAACTTGCGGGCGCTGAGAGCAAAAAGGGCTTGACAATCGTGCCTATTTCAGTGTATAGTAAAGAACGAAAACTGAAGTTGCGGATTGCAATCGTACGCGGAAAGAAAAAATACGATAAGCGCGAAGATATAAAAAAGCGAGAAGCAAAACGAAAAATTAATCGTGAAATAAAAAGTTCTTTGAAATAG
- a CDS encoding ribbon-helix-helix protein, CopG family codes for MSTISVPLSKELITHLDQLVASTGATRAAVMRKALENLAEDEAVEAVLRAEREVADGKILRGDIKKLLSK; via the coding sequence ATGTCTACTATTTCTGTACCACTTTCAAAAGAACTTATTACTCATCTTGATCAACTCGTCGCTAGTACTGGTGCGACACGCGCAGCAGTCATGCGAAAAGCACTCGAAAACCTTGCAGAGGATGAAGCGGTTGAAGCAGTGTTGCGCGCAGAAAGAGAGGTTGCAGATGGTAAAATTCTCCGTGGTGATATAAAGAAGTTACTTTCAAAATAA